From a single bacterium genomic region:
- a CDS encoding family 10 glycosylhydrolase, giving the protein MISRRRLFLLMILWPIVAAMVLAAPIVLKNGRVLDGRIVAVNGDVVQIALGDETIRLPRAQVRETSLLSKNLEQANRQHLHPAGEIRAAWVTRFEWPVKNDPAATRANIIESMEILARNGFNTVFFQVRGQADVLYPSPYEPWSPLIGGDPGFDPLALAIEEAHKRGIALHAYMNVYPVWQWEEDQPWPARGTKPIHPFYVVMGNGGRKDWGIKRADGQPPDFQDIDRYFYFSPGNPEVQAYIRRVVMDVVRRYDVDGIHVDRVRYPLADTSHDDVSEARFKGAGNPEKLDWESWQRDQVTRLLETLKAQINEEKPGLPLTAAVWGICDNTRLPGYKQFSSGYHQFYQDSLGWLRRGTVDGVCPMIYWPEARIPGKPVFGELARDFAGEASGMRILPGMGGNHLDSWSELSREWRVADSTGNGGSIFSLTRMRQHDGSYPALFGSASSGRGALATQRTQLASHVLVTVVDGSGNPVVDATVRMADRSSPGVTAADGRCAFLEVPKGKPLAISASKRGKGTAAGKALINQPGTETVRLVLGQ; this is encoded by the coding sequence ATGATCTCCCGCCGCCGCCTGTTCCTGCTGATGATTCTCTGGCCGATTGTGGCGGCCATGGTGCTGGCTGCACCCATCGTTCTGAAGAACGGCCGCGTGCTGGACGGCCGCATCGTGGCTGTCAATGGCGACGTGGTGCAGATCGCCCTCGGCGACGAGACCATTCGCCTGCCCCGAGCCCAAGTCCGCGAGACGTCGCTCTTGAGCAAGAACCTGGAACAAGCCAACCGCCAGCACCTTCACCCCGCCGGAGAAATCCGCGCCGCGTGGGTGACGCGTTTCGAGTGGCCCGTGAAGAACGACCCCGCTGCCACCCGCGCCAACATCATCGAGTCGATGGAGATCCTGGCGCGCAACGGTTTCAACACCGTATTCTTCCAGGTTCGCGGCCAGGCCGACGTCCTCTATCCATCGCCCTACGAACCGTGGTCCCCGCTGATCGGCGGAGACCCTGGATTCGATCCGTTGGCGCTCGCGATCGAGGAAGCACACAAGCGTGGCATTGCCCTGCATGCTTACATGAATGTCTATCCCGTATGGCAGTGGGAAGAGGATCAGCCCTGGCCTGCCCGTGGAACGAAGCCCATCCACCCGTTCTATGTCGTGATGGGCAACGGCGGGCGGAAAGACTGGGGAATCAAACGCGCAGACGGGCAGCCGCCGGACTTTCAGGACATTGATCGTTATTTCTACTTCTCGCCTGGCAACCCTGAGGTCCAGGCCTACATCCGCCGCGTCGTCATGGACGTCGTGCGGCGTTACGATGTCGATGGCATCCACGTGGACCGCGTGCGGTATCCGCTGGCCGACACAAGCCATGACGACGTTTCGGAGGCACGCTTCAAAGGTGCCGGCAATCCGGAGAAGCTGGACTGGGAATCCTGGCAGCGCGACCAGGTCACGCGGCTGCTTGAGACGTTGAAAGCGCAGATCAATGAAGAGAAACCCGGCCTGCCTTTGACAGCGGCTGTTTGGGGCATCTGCGATAACACCCGTCTTCCCGGCTACAAGCAGTTCTCCTCCGGCTATCACCAGTTCTACCAGGACTCCCTTGGCTGGCTGCGTCGGGGAACGGTGGACGGCGTCTGTCCGATGATCTACTGGCCGGAGGCAAGGATTCCCGGTAAACCGGTATTTGGCGAACTGGCGCGGGATTTCGCCGGCGAAGCCTCGGGCATGCGAATCCTCCCGGGCATGGGCGGCAATCACCTGGATAGTTGGAGCGAACTCTCGCGCGAATGGCGGGTCGCCGATTCGACCGGAAACGGCGGATCGATCTTCTCGCTGACTCGGATGCGCCAGCACGACGGGAGCTATCCCGCGCTCTTCGGTTCGGCATCTTCCGGGCGAGGTGCATTGGCGACCCAGCGCACGCAACTCGCCTCTCATGTGCTCGTCACCGTAGTGGACGGTTCTGGCAATCCAGTCGTCGATGCCACCGTCCGCATGGCTGATCGCAGCAGCCCCGGCGTGACCGCCGCGGACGGCCGTTGCGCGTTTCTGGAAGTTCCGAAGGGCAAACCCCTCGCGATTTCAGCCTCCAAGCGCGGCAAAGGAACTGCCGCCGGCAAGGCACTGATCAATCAGCCGGGAACAGAAACGGTCAGGTTGGTTTTGGGGCAGTAG
- a CDS encoding glycosyltransferase — protein MKIIRVVDKLSHGGVQRGEVLAAAELVARGHEVLVLCTEEEGELAAKVRESGARVDVFPMRHWRSARDIWRLSRLFRRERPDVVHSHKFRQNIPATFAAWLARVPKIFAQVHSIDSIRGRGKVRAERIAARLRTGTIVVSESVAADVRKALAPWEIPRLHLIYNGIETERFACPERKATRAAVREEFGLPPDSLLLFAAGRLSRVKNQEIMVKAMAALKDDFPMAHLLIAGEGDRRELLQKAIERHGLEQRVVLAGLRNDVPRLLCGSDIYVLSSNSEGFSYATIEAMASGIAIVHTDVGGAREALHEERNGLIVPPGDVEAFTAACRRLLENEELRHAMADNNRADAERFSLRAMIDRTLELYSD, from the coding sequence ATGAAGATCATCCGTGTCGTGGACAAACTGAGTCATGGCGGCGTGCAGCGAGGCGAGGTCCTCGCGGCGGCCGAACTGGTTGCCCGCGGCCACGAGGTATTGGTCCTGTGCACGGAAGAAGAGGGCGAACTCGCGGCAAAGGTCCGTGAGTCGGGAGCACGCGTGGACGTCTTTCCGATGCGGCACTGGCGCAGTGCGCGAGACATCTGGCGCCTTTCCCGGTTGTTCCGGCGGGAACGGCCCGATGTAGTGCACTCACACAAGTTTCGCCAGAACATCCCCGCGACATTCGCCGCGTGGCTGGCCCGCGTGCCGAAGATCTTCGCCCAGGTTCATTCCATCGACTCCATTCGCGGCCGGGGGAAGGTCCGCGCGGAACGCATCGCCGCGCGACTGCGAACCGGTACGATCGTGGTTTCCGAATCGGTCGCGGCGGATGTACGAAAGGCCCTGGCACCGTGGGAGATCCCGCGCCTTCATCTCATCTACAACGGGATCGAAACGGAACGGTTCGCTTGTCCCGAGCGGAAGGCGACTCGCGCTGCGGTGCGGGAAGAATTCGGCCTGCCGCCAGATAGCCTCCTTCTGTTTGCGGCGGGACGGCTCTCGCGCGTGAAAAACCAGGAGATAATGGTCAAGGCGATGGCTGCGCTGAAGGACGATTTCCCCATGGCGCATCTCCTGATCGCGGGCGAGGGCGATCGGCGGGAGTTGCTGCAGAAGGCGATCGAGCGTCACGGCCTCGAGCAGCGCGTGGTCCTGGCTGGATTGCGCAACGATGTGCCGCGCCTGTTGTGCGGTTCGGATATCTATGTTTTGTCCTCGAATTCGGAGGGATTCTCCTATGCGACGATCGAGGCAATGGCTTCCGGCATCGCGATCGTCCATACGGACGTGGGAGGAGCGCGTGAGGCGCTGCACGAGGAGCGAAACGGCCTGATCGTACCTCCCGGCGATGTGGAGGCGTTCACGGCCGCCTGTCGACGCCTTTTGGAGAATGAGGAACTCCGGCATGCGATGGCCGACAACAATCGCGCGGATGCAGAACGCTTCAGCTTGCGCGCGATGATCGATCGGACGCTGGAGCTTTACAGCGACTGA
- the ftsZ gene encoding cell division protein FtsZ has translation MPEFVLEDEPAGFARIKVVGVGGGGCNAVDSMFDLGLQNVEFFVINSDLQALKRSKCPNRIQIGAELTMGRGCGADPSLGERCMEDAREMMIETLTGADIVFVTAGLGGGTGTGAAPVIARIAKELGILTVTVVTRPFKFEGPRRTKSALEGLEKLRDASDTMIVINNERLLEVVGPKVPMKDAFATADKVLSQAVASISDLVTTPGLINVDFNDIHTIMGGRGGAVMGVGLGKGESRATEAVKKATNSPLLDKVVIDGATGVLICITGGPDMTLAEVSEATNLVAEAADPDAEIIFGAVIDESLEDSMRVTLIATGFSDELHRRRELEQAFKSAPTAPPSRLTKPDTPAPMAEMEEEISVEDELDDNPIFREESPKSRPRRVEPERPKQSSLREALESMMEEDGESEPERPRRAEQPPIRVARPRVNGGPAVRPANPQHASHEPRVKAQRHDEPAPSVPQYSPVGEEKAQEDDYDTPAFLRRRRSLFD, from the coding sequence ATGCCAGAATTTGTTCTTGAAGACGAGCCCGCAGGGTTCGCGCGAATCAAAGTTGTCGGTGTCGGCGGCGGAGGCTGTAATGCCGTCGATTCTATGTTCGACCTGGGCCTCCAGAACGTCGAATTCTTCGTTATCAACTCCGACTTGCAGGCTCTGAAGCGCAGCAAGTGCCCGAATCGTATCCAGATCGGCGCTGAACTGACGATGGGCCGTGGCTGCGGCGCCGATCCGTCGCTGGGCGAACGTTGTATGGAAGACGCCCGCGAAATGATGATCGAGACGCTGACAGGCGCGGACATCGTGTTCGTGACAGCCGGCCTGGGTGGCGGCACCGGTACGGGCGCCGCTCCCGTGATCGCCCGGATTGCCAAGGAACTTGGCATCCTGACCGTGACCGTCGTAACGCGGCCCTTCAAGTTTGAGGGCCCCCGCCGCACGAAGTCGGCCCTCGAAGGCCTCGAGAAGCTGCGCGACGCCTCCGACACGATGATCGTCATCAACAACGAGCGCCTGCTCGAGGTCGTCGGCCCGAAGGTTCCGATGAAGGATGCCTTCGCGACCGCCGACAAGGTCTTGAGCCAGGCGGTCGCTTCGATCAGCGACCTGGTCACGACACCGGGCCTGATCAACGTCGATTTCAACGACATCCACACGATCATGGGCGGCCGCGGTGGCGCCGTGATGGGCGTTGGCCTTGGCAAGGGCGAGTCCCGCGCCACGGAAGCGGTCAAGAAGGCCACCAACAGCCCGCTGCTGGACAAGGTCGTGATCGACGGCGCCACGGGCGTCCTGATCTGCATCACCGGCGGCCCGGACATGACTCTGGCCGAGGTCAGCGAAGCAACCAACCTGGTTGCCGAAGCGGCCGATCCGGATGCGGAGATCATCTTCGGCGCGGTGATCGACGAGTCGCTTGAAGATTCGATGCGCGTGACGTTGATCGCCACGGGTTTTAGCGATGAGCTCCATCGCCGGCGCGAGTTGGAGCAAGCATTCAAGTCCGCGCCGACTGCCCCGCCGTCTCGCCTGACCAAGCCGGACACGCCGGCTCCGATGGCCGAGATGGAAGAAGAAATCTCCGTCGAGGATGAACTCGACGATAATCCGATCTTTCGGGAAGAATCTCCAAAATCCCGCCCGCGGCGCGTCGAGCCTGAGCGCCCGAAGCAATCCTCCCTTCGTGAGGCCCTGGAAAGCATGATGGAAGAGGATGGCGAGTCCGAGCCCGAGCGTCCGCGTCGGGCGGAGCAGCCTCCGATCCGTGTTGCCCGGCCCCGCGTGAACGGTGGACCGGCTGTCCGGCCGGCGAACCCACAGCACGCCTCCCACGAGCCGCGCGTGAAAGCCCAGCGCCACGACGAGCCGGCACCCAGCGTGCCGCAGTACAGCCCTGTCGGCGAAGAAAAGGCCCAGGAGGACGACTACGATACGCCGGCCTTCCTGCGTCGTCGCCGCAGCCTGTTTGACTGA
- a CDS encoding pectate lyase, translating to MSFHLVRRSLIFILLCLPLGGFSQIPREDLCVEARDTMKKAATVFYAKASSHGGYVYYYSPDFTTRLGEGEATKDQAWVEPPGTPMVGMAFLKAYEATGDPFYMEAATDAARALIYGQLKSGGWAAEIDFDPQGNRSADYRNGKGHGKNNTSLDDGVTQSALQFMMHMDKATDFKNEEIHEATQYALDAFMKAQFPNGAFPQGWDQPVAQDLPIVPAAFPDYDWRTEGRIKEYWDLYTLNDDVAGYAADTLIDAYRICQNPKFLESLRRLGDFLILAQLPAPQRGWAQQYSFEMIPVWARKFEPPAVASDETQEAISTLMDIYEVTGDPKYLQPIPAAISYLRESLLPDGQLARFYELQTNRPLYMVRDGKGYNLTYDDSDLPSHYGWKITPKVDRLEERYNRLLAGAPEEKTENWETRAREILVSSWVTTYEGQGLKGQPKFKTGEEFISSQEFSRRLSDLSEFLMADCQAD from the coding sequence GTGTCCTTCCATCTCGTCCGCCGTTCTCTCATCTTCATCTTGCTTTGTCTACCACTTGGAGGCTTCTCGCAGATCCCGCGGGAAGACCTCTGTGTCGAAGCTCGCGATACGATGAAGAAGGCGGCGACGGTCTTTTACGCCAAGGCTTCCAGTCATGGTGGCTACGTCTACTACTACAGTCCGGACTTCACGACCCGCCTTGGAGAAGGCGAAGCCACAAAGGACCAGGCGTGGGTAGAACCGCCGGGAACGCCGATGGTTGGAATGGCTTTCCTGAAGGCCTACGAAGCCACGGGCGATCCATTCTACATGGAGGCGGCGACAGATGCGGCGAGGGCGCTGATCTATGGACAGTTGAAATCCGGCGGTTGGGCGGCAGAGATCGATTTCGATCCGCAAGGAAATCGCTCCGCAGACTATCGCAATGGGAAAGGGCACGGCAAAAACAACACAAGCCTGGACGATGGGGTCACACAATCTGCCCTTCAGTTCATGATGCACATGGACAAGGCCACCGATTTCAAGAACGAGGAAATCCATGAGGCGACGCAATACGCGCTGGATGCCTTTATGAAGGCGCAATTCCCCAACGGGGCCTTCCCCCAGGGATGGGACCAGCCAGTTGCTCAAGACTTGCCGATCGTGCCTGCAGCGTTTCCCGACTACGATTGGCGAACGGAAGGTCGCATCAAGGAGTACTGGGATCTTTACACGTTGAACGATGACGTGGCGGGCTATGCCGCCGATACCCTGATCGATGCCTACCGGATTTGTCAGAATCCGAAGTTTTTGGAGTCCCTTCGCCGGCTGGGGGATTTTCTGATCCTGGCCCAACTGCCCGCCCCGCAGCGGGGTTGGGCCCAGCAGTACAGTTTCGAGATGATCCCCGTCTGGGCACGGAAGTTCGAACCGCCCGCCGTCGCCTCCGATGAAACTCAGGAAGCGATTTCGACGCTGATGGACATCTACGAGGTGACCGGCGATCCGAAGTATCTTCAGCCTATCCCCGCCGCGATCTCCTATCTGCGAGAGTCTCTCCTGCCGGATGGTCAATTGGCCAGATTCTATGAACTGCAGACGAATCGGCCCCTCTACATGGTTCGGGATGGCAAGGGCTACAACCTGACTTATGACGACTCCGACTTGCCCAGCCATTATGGATGGAAGATCACGCCGAAGGTGGATCGCCTGGAGGAAAGGTACAATCGGCTGCTTGCAGGCGCCCCTGAGGAGAAGACGGAGAACTGGGAGACGAGGGCGCGCGAGATTCTGGTTTCGAGTTGGGTGACGACTTACGAGGGACAAGGCTTGAAGGGACAGCCCAAGTTCAAGACGGGTGAGGAGTTCATTTCCAGCCAGGAATTCAGCCGAAGGTTATCGGATCTGAGCGAATTTTTGATGGCAGACTGCCAGGCCGACTGA
- a CDS encoding radical SAM protein gives MDWRRKLTQVFQPDSYFCDKLWAAVSVRWNGDVEPCSCAYGEFEVQNAFDSSVHEIWNSAPYVATRRYLNEEAAGQTPEATPEVFPICTNCPVPLIDRMQVVRWRLKGFTPRLWWKSRGDELWRTKYKNYRQLQRHLATPCETIPYMPIIANIDVANICNLRCPFCVAGTESLTHPRGMMSMEHFERLLEELGPTLLYLELYRYGEPMLNKHLPEMIELASQKYKIATRISSNLSMPLKDDTIQRLVRSGLDELFIAADGTTQEVYEQYRRRGKLDVVLENVKALVAARRAAGRKTPRLVWQMLVFAHNEHQVPDVYRMTRELGVDDVLEIQPQIPKFDDSQKWASSRGARDAKDERLVRQIRDVRVERVKDRLRIEADTINTTREQWVRTGANPFRVGVKLYAADKTTFLHELGRLELPENLLPGEEGTATGELPSPAEPGDYWLKLDVLREDLYWYEWRTGHRSEPAWVQLKAE, from the coding sequence ATGGACTGGCGCCGGAAGCTGACGCAGGTTTTTCAGCCCGACTCGTATTTCTGCGATAAGTTGTGGGCGGCCGTTTCGGTGCGTTGGAACGGCGACGTCGAACCGTGCTCCTGCGCCTATGGCGAGTTCGAAGTCCAAAACGCGTTCGATTCGTCTGTACATGAAATCTGGAACTCGGCGCCGTACGTGGCGACGCGCCGGTATCTGAATGAAGAGGCCGCCGGTCAGACGCCGGAGGCCACGCCGGAAGTCTTTCCCATCTGCACAAATTGCCCCGTGCCTCTGATCGATCGAATGCAGGTCGTGCGCTGGCGCCTGAAGGGCTTCACGCCGCGGCTGTGGTGGAAGTCTCGCGGCGATGAGTTGTGGAGAACGAAGTACAAAAACTACCGCCAGTTGCAGCGACATCTCGCGACACCGTGCGAGACGATTCCGTACATGCCCATCATCGCCAATATCGACGTGGCGAACATCTGCAATCTGCGTTGCCCGTTTTGCGTGGCCGGGACGGAGAGTCTGACTCATCCACGGGGCATGATGAGCATGGAACACTTCGAGCGTTTGCTGGAGGAGCTTGGGCCGACGCTTCTGTACCTGGAGTTGTACCGTTACGGCGAGCCAATGCTGAACAAGCACTTGCCCGAGATGATCGAGCTGGCATCGCAGAAGTACAAGATCGCGACGCGGATTTCTAGCAATCTGTCGATGCCGCTGAAAGACGATACAATCCAGCGTCTCGTCCGCAGCGGTTTGGATGAACTCTTCATCGCTGCGGATGGAACAACGCAGGAAGTGTACGAGCAATATCGGCGTCGCGGGAAACTCGACGTTGTGCTGGAAAATGTGAAGGCGCTGGTGGCCGCGCGTCGAGCCGCCGGGCGCAAGACGCCGCGGCTGGTGTGGCAGATGCTCGTCTTTGCGCACAACGAACATCAGGTGCCGGATGTGTATCGCATGACGCGAGAGCTCGGCGTGGACGATGTGCTTGAGATCCAACCTCAGATTCCGAAATTCGACGACTCGCAGAAATGGGCCAGCAGCCGCGGGGCACGCGATGCGAAGGACGAGCGCCTCGTTCGGCAGATCCGCGACGTGCGAGTGGAACGAGTGAAGGATCGCCTTCGAATCGAAGCGGACACGATCAATACGACGCGCGAACAATGGGTGCGGACAGGCGCGAATCCCTTCCGGGTCGGGGTGAAACTCTACGCCGCCGACAAGACGACATTCTTGCACGAACTGGGGCGACTCGAACTGCCGGAGAATCTGCTGCCTGGCGAAGAGGGAACTGCCACAGGTGAATTGCCCTCCCCCGCCGAACCGGGCGACTACTGGCTGAAGCTGGATGTGCTGCGCGAAGATCTCTACTGGTACGAATGGCGAACAGGGCACCGCAGCGAGCCGGCGTGGGTACAGTTGAAGGCCGAATGA
- a CDS encoding magnesium chelatase — protein sequence MIALPKTIGQLKESGYKPVSVKEEMRRNLIRKLRAGEDLFPGIIGYDKTVIPQIVSAVLSKHDFLLLGLRGQAKTRIIRQLVGLLDEKMPILHQSPINEDPFHPLTKRSREMNEELGDSTPIDWVTRDARYHEKLATPDVSIADLIGDIDPIKAVARKLDFSDEEVIHYGIIPRTNRGIFAINELPDLQARIQVGLLNILEEKDIQIRGFPVRLPLDLVLVFTANPEDYTNRGNIITPLKDRIDAQILTHYPEDLEHAKAITRQEAWTDRDSNVQVPELIREAIEQIAVEARHSDFVDKSSGVSARMAISYLETVYSTAEARALLHNESSTVARISDLFSSITALTGKIELVYKGEQEGVANVALHLIGRAMKHLFNSRVLPNYKPGRDRNADWTGFQPIIDWFEEGNRLHLTSDMSQRDYEVALEEIKGLKKITKDLGFHTSDAELPVMMEFVVEGLHQNFLLTKHIKDARITYTDAVSYMMNELSE from the coding sequence ATGATTGCGCTCCCAAAGACGATCGGTCAGTTGAAGGAATCCGGGTACAAGCCGGTTTCGGTGAAGGAGGAGATGCGGCGGAATCTGATCCGCAAGCTGCGTGCGGGCGAGGACCTCTTCCCGGGCATCATTGGGTACGACAAGACGGTGATTCCGCAGATTGTCTCGGCGGTGCTGTCGAAGCACGATTTCCTGCTGCTGGGTCTCCGCGGTCAGGCGAAGACTCGTATCATCCGCCAACTCGTCGGGCTGCTGGACGAGAAGATGCCGATTCTGCACCAGAGCCCGATCAACGAGGATCCGTTCCATCCGCTGACCAAGCGCAGCCGCGAGATGAACGAGGAGTTGGGCGATTCGACTCCGATCGACTGGGTAACGCGCGACGCCCGCTATCACGAGAAGCTGGCGACGCCGGACGTTTCGATCGCGGATCTGATCGGCGACATCGATCCAATCAAGGCCGTGGCGCGGAAGCTGGATTTCTCGGACGAGGAAGTGATTCATTACGGAATCATTCCGCGCACGAATCGCGGCATCTTTGCGATTAACGAGCTGCCGGATTTGCAGGCACGCATTCAGGTCGGACTGCTGAATATCCTGGAAGAAAAGGACATCCAGATTCGCGGCTTCCCCGTCCGGTTGCCGCTGGACCTGGTGCTGGTCTTCACGGCGAACCCGGAGGACTACACCAACCGCGGCAACATCATCACGCCGCTCAAGGACCGCATCGATGCGCAGATCCTAACGCACTATCCGGAAGACCTGGAGCATGCGAAGGCCATCACGCGACAGGAAGCCTGGACGGATCGCGACTCGAATGTGCAGGTTCCGGAATTGATTCGCGAGGCGATCGAGCAGATCGCCGTTGAGGCGCGCCATTCGGATTTCGTGGACAAGTCCAGCGGCGTGTCGGCCCGCATGGCGATTTCCTATCTCGAAACGGTGTACTCGACGGCAGAGGCGCGTGCGCTGCTGCACAATGAGAGCAGCACGGTTGCCCGGATCAGCGATCTCTTCTCGTCCATCACGGCACTGACCGGCAAGATCGAGCTGGTCTACAAGGGCGAGCAGGAAGGCGTGGCGAATGTGGCGCTGCACTTGATCGGGCGCGCGATGAAGCATCTCTTCAACAGCCGCGTGCTGCCGAACTACAAGCCCGGCAGGGATCGCAACGCGGACTGGACCGGATTCCAGCCGATCATCGATTGGTTCGAGGAAGGCAATCGGCTGCACCTAACCAGCGACATGAGCCAGCGCGACTACGAGGTGGCGCTGGAGGAAATCAAGGGGCTGAAGAAGATCACGAAAGATCTTGGTTTCCACACTTCGGACGCCGAGTTGCCGGTCATGATGGAGTTCGTCGTCGAAGGCCTGCACCAGAACTTCCTGTTGACCAAGCACATCAAGGACGCCCGGATCACGTACACGGACGCTGTGAGCTACATGATGAACGAGCTGTCCGAGTAG
- a CDS encoding NifB/NifX family molybdenum-iron cluster-binding protein encodes MKKICLPIAVDCGLDSEISGHFGSAPMFILHDAETDQTVALENDNTHDEHGRCHPVKTMRAHNIDTLVVGGLGRRALANMREGGVRVFQAVPGTVRDNLAALKAGQLAEFDDQAACSGHSH; translated from the coding sequence ATGAAGAAGATTTGTCTCCCCATCGCCGTCGACTGCGGACTCGACAGCGAAATCTCCGGCCACTTTGGCTCGGCACCCATGTTCATTCTGCACGATGCGGAAACCGACCAGACCGTCGCGCTCGAGAACGACAACACCCACGACGAGCACGGCCGCTGCCACCCCGTGAAGACGATGCGCGCCCACAACATCGACACGCTTGTTGTCGGCGGCCTCGGGCGTCGTGCCCTCGCGAACATGCGCGAAGGCGGCGTGCGCGTTTTCCAGGCTGTTCCCGGCACCGTGCGCGACAATCTGGCAGCCCTGAAAGCCGGCCAACTCGCCGAATTCGACGACCAGGCAGCCTGCTCCGGGCATAGTCACTAA
- the msrA gene encoding peptide-methionine (S)-S-oxide reductase MsrA translates to MEKATFAAGCFWGVEQAIRELDGVVDARVGYIGGHTENPTYKQVCTDGTGHAEAVEVTFDPEKVSYAELLDYFFRLHDPTTLNRQGPDVGSQYRSAIFTHSDAQAQAAEAAKAELAASGKFGDRTITTVIEPAPTFWEAEEYHQRYFEKNGGGGCHIVR, encoded by the coding sequence ATGGAGAAGGCCACATTTGCAGCGGGGTGCTTCTGGGGAGTCGAGCAGGCGATTCGCGAGTTGGATGGCGTGGTTGATGCGCGCGTCGGGTACATCGGCGGGCACACGGAGAATCCGACCTACAAACAGGTTTGCACCGATGGCACAGGGCACGCCGAAGCGGTCGAGGTGACATTCGATCCGGAGAAGGTCAGCTACGCCGAGTTGTTGGATTACTTCTTCCGCCTGCACGATCCGACGACGCTGAATCGCCAGGGTCCGGACGTTGGTTCGCAGTACCGGTCGGCGATTTTCACGCACAGCGATGCCCAGGCGCAGGCGGCTGAAGCTGCAAAGGCAGAACTCGCCGCATCGGGGAAGTTCGGCGACCGCACGATCACGACCGTGATCGAGCCGGCCCCGACGTTCTGGGAAGCCGAGGAGTACCACCAGCGCTACTTCGAGAAGAACGGCGGCGGAGGCTGTCACATCGTCCGGTAG